In one Magallana gigas chromosome 9, xbMagGiga1.1, whole genome shotgun sequence genomic region, the following are encoded:
- the LOC136271581 gene encoding baculoviral IAP repeat-containing protein 7-like has translation MDEELIYTLENFSISDSDFNIRKLCNSELNRLYTYKDWNRTVFAIRLAEEGFFYTGIEDKVCCYFCHSEKENWSPGEEVKSVHKKLNANCPLIVNQSETNNIPIYSHLLEEPLLPAFQRISHLLIRPHVEQDRDLARFAEQDNTPVISGRRRSMSHTSDSTPGSNNFPGGSRDSSIGSSGFRDSGRGRSNSQEGGSLEQPPQRFSIGLSGPQPVVASLPRSQSGGISSPQNETPPLEPAQLLGNPSFLRYEKNRLDTFREFPPTANVRTSDMARSGFIYTGVGDRVQCVFCRGILRDWDVGEKPHIEHKNKFPRCPFILGVNVGNVRMTPTQPAHRINVGGGSSNQSLGHMEALGINTDRPKHANFAVESTRLTSFNNWPQYKHQTPQELAAAGFFYAGFGDNVKCFYCDGGLRNWEPGDDPWSEHARWFPRCSFVRTVKGDQFIQSTQERFSHLNSTPEHQVEAREVRARMELPMVRAVLETGVSRNSVMQVIERRLRETGDDYPTAEALLNAVLTLEENPGALNGSSSHDLGAMDIPPNIPPEIPPYIPLDITPPPPDPSPTRTNQRTPNSGGTSSNTTVEPGSKDLEEENRLLREQKTFRICLDAEVGVVFLPCGHLCCCVMCAPAVRQCPICRAEIRGIVRTFIP, from the exons ATGGATGAGGAATTGATTTATACCTTGGAGAATTTTTCAATCTCAGACtcagattttaatatcagaAAACTGTGCAATAGTGAGCTTAATAGGCTATATACATACAAGGACTGGAACAGGACGGTATTTGCGATTCGATTGGCTGAGGAAGGATTCTTCTACACTGGCATCGAAGATAAAGTTTGCTGTTATTTCTGTCACTCAGAGAAAGAAAACTGGTCCCCGGGTGAAGAAGTTAAATCGGTTCACAAAAAGCTAAATGCTAATTGCCCTTTAATCGTCAACCaaagtgaaacaaacaatattccAATTTATAGTCATTTGTTGGAGGAACCACTTCTGCCGGCTTTTCAAAGAATCAGTCACTTGTTAATCAGGCCACACGTTGAGCAGGATAGAGATCTCGCGAGATTCGCTGAGCAAGATAATACCCCTGTGATCTCGGGAAGAAGAAGGAGCATGAGCCACACTTCAGACTCCACGCCGGGATCCAACAATTTTCCTGGTGGATCCAGGGATTCGTCTATAGGGTCGTCTGGATTTCGGGATAGTGGGAGAGGCAGAAGTAACAGCCAGGAGGGAGGGTCACTGGAACAGCCACCACAAAGGTTTAGCATAGGATTATCAG GTCCTCAGCCTGTTGTTGCCAGCCTCCCTCGCTCCCAAAGTGGGGGAATCTCCTCCCCCCAAAACGAGACACCTCCCCTGGAGCCCGCCCAGCTGCTGGGAAATCCAAGCTTCCTACGGTACGAGAAGAACCGTCTGGACACATTCAGGGAGTTCCCCCCCACGGCCAATGTGAGGACCAGTGATATGGCCCGGTCTGGATTCATTTATACAG GCGTAGGTGACCGAGTACAGTGTGTATTTTGTCGCGGGATTCTCCGGGACTGGGACGTCGGTGAGAAACCTCACATCGAACACAAAAACAAGTTCCCCAGGTGCCCCTTCATCCTGGGGGTCAATGTGGGAAACGTACGAATGACCCCAACCCAGCCCGCACACCGCATCAACGTGGGAGGAGGCTCCAGCAACCAGAGTCTGGGTCACATGGAAGCTTTAGGTATCAACACGGACCGACCGAAGCACGCCAACTTTGCGGTGGAAAGTACCAGGTTGACCTCTTTCAATAACTGGCCGCAGTACAAACATCAGACACCACAAGAGCTGGCCGCTGCGGGATTTTTCTACGCAG GTTTTGGTGACAATGTAAAGTGTTTCTACTGTGATGGGGGTCTTAGGAACTGGGAGCCTGGGGATGACCCCTGGTCAGAACACGCTCGCTGGTTCCCCCGCTGTTCTTTTGTCCGTACGGTGAAGGGGGACCAGTTTATACAAAGCACACAGGAAAGATTTAGTCACCTTAATAGCACTCCAG AACATCAAGTGGAGGCTCGCGAGGTTCGCGCTCGGATGGAGCTGCCCATGGTTCGAGCTGTTCTGGAGACGGGGGTTAGTCGGAACAGCGTGATGCAGGTCATAGAGAGGAGGCTCAGAGAAACAG GTGACGACTACCCGACTGCTGAGGCTCTATTGAATGCTGTCCTGACATTGGAGGAAAATCCCGGGGCCCTCAATGGGTCCTCGTCACATGACCTGGGAGCCATGGATATCCCGCCGAACATCCCTCCAGAAATCCCTCCATATATCCCTCTAGATATTACTCCACCCCCTCCTGACCCATCACCTACCAGGACCAATCAACGTACTCCTAACTCGG GAGGAACGTCATCTAACACTACAGTAGAACCGGGATCCAaag ATCTGGAGGAGGAGAACCGGTTGTTACGTGAGCAGAAGACGTTTAGGATCTGTCTGGACGCTGAGGTGGGGGTGGTGTTCCTGCCCTGTGGACACCTCTGCTGCTGCGTGATGTGTGCCCCCGCCGTCAGGCAGTGTCCGATCTGTAGGGCCGAGATCCGTGGCATCGTCAGAACATTTATCCCGTAG